AGTTCGTCGAGGCGGCGTCGATGCCCTGCCACCAGGTCCGATGCCGGTTCGAGAGCGACCAGGGTGAGTCCGAGGGCCTCGGCCGCGGGGCCGAAGGCACGCTGCACATAATCCGCATCGGAGCCGGTGCCGGGCATGGCGACGAGTGTCGTCGGGGCCCTCGGATCCGACCGCGGGATATCGGGCATGTCATGATCATGCCCGACGTTGGAAAGGTAGAGCGATGAGGATTACGCTGACGGTCACAGAGCCGACAGCAGCCCGCTATCCGCCTCATTGCGATGACCACCCAGGGAGTGTGTGATGGCAACCACCGGTTATCTCAAGCGGTTGACCCGCAGGTTGACCGAGGACCTCGGCGAGGTCGACGCGGAGCAGATCGCCGAGGAGTCCCGCGCGACCGGCGCGCAGCGTGCTGCCGAGTGTTGTCGTGGCGACGAGGTCACGATGCACGGCGAGCTGCGCGCGGTCCAGACGTGCTCGCGGACCGCCAAGGAGGGCGTCAAGGCCGAGTTCTTCGACGGCTCCGACACCGTGCTGCTCAAGTGGCTCGGCCGGAACCGGATTCCGGGCATCGAACCGGGCCGCAAGCTGACCGTACGGGGCCGGCTCGCCGAACACGACGGCGCCAAGGTGATCTACAACCCGTACTACGAGCTCTATGGCTCAGACGACGAATGACCCCGCCGGGGGCGACCCCGGCGACCCGGCACCGCAGATCACCGAGACGACCGACGAGAAGGCGCCGTCGATCCTCGAGCAGATGGGCGGCGTCTCCGGACTGATCTATTCGACCGTGCCGATCGTGGTGTTCGTACCCGTCAACGCCGTCTGGGGCCTCACGGCCGCCATGATCGCGGCCATCGCGGTCGCGGTCCTGATCTTCTGTGTCCGCCTGTGGCGGCGCGAACCCCTCAATCCCGCGATCTCCGGCCTGATCGGGGTCGCGATCTGCGTGTTCATCGCGCACCGCACCGGAGATGCGAAGGGCTACTTCCTGTTCGGCATCTGGACGACGCTGGCCTACGCGATCGTCTTCGTCCTGTCGATCGTGGTGCGCTGGCCGTTGATCGGCGTCGCCTGGAACCTCATCAGCGGTGAGGGGATGGCATGGCGCAAACATCGGAAGACGTTGATCGCCTACGACATCGCGACGGCCTTCTGGGCGTTGGTGTTCGCTGCCCGGTACATCACGCAGTCCGAACTCTACGATCACGGCAGCACCGGCTGGCTGGCGGTGGCACGACTCGCCATGGGCTGGCCGCTGACGGCCCTCGCCGTGCTCGCGACGGTGCTGTTGGTCCGTCGCGCCACCCGGCAGGAAGATCTGATCGAGTCGGGAGTCACCCCGGACGACCCCGACCGGGCCCGGCTACCCGCCGACTGAGCCCGGCCACACGGCCGAGCCCGTCCTACACCGGGGTCCGTGGCATCGGGGTCCGTGGCATCGGGGTCACTGGATCTGCATGGCCTGATGCAGCGCCGGCTCCGCCTCCGCGGGTGCGATGAAGATCAGTTCGTCGCCGCCTTCGATCGGATCGTCGCTCTGCGGCACGATGACCCGGCCACCCCGCAGGATGGTGACGAGTGCCGCGTCGCGGGGCAGATCGAGCTTCCGGACCGGTTTGCCGGCGAGCGGGGTGTTCGACGGCAGCGTGAGCTCGACCAGGTTGGCCTGGCCCTGACGAAACGTCATCAGTCGCACCAGGTCACCCACCGACACCGCCTCCTCGACGAGGGAGGCCAGGATGCGCGGCGTGGACACCGCCACATCGACTCCCCAGTCCTCACCGAACAGCCATTCGTTGCGCGGGTCGTTCACCCGCGCGACGACCCGGTTGACGGCGAACTCGGTCTTGGCGAGCAGGCTCACCACGAGATTGGCCTTGTCGTCGCCGGTCGCCGCGACCATCACGTCGAACGTCTGCAGCGCGGCCTGTTCGAGATTGCTGAGCTCACACGCGTCGGCCTGCACCCACGTCGCCTCGGGTACCGACTCCTGGTCGATGTGGGCGGTGTTGCGCTCGAACAGGGTGACGGCATGCGAATTCAGCAGCAACTCACGGGCGATCGAACGCCCGACGGCGCCGGCACCTGCGATGGCGACCTTCATGGAGTGTCCTCTCTCACGTACGTCAGTCGGCTGTGATGTGCGGCGCACGAGCGCTCGCCCGGGCGTCGGCAAGATTGTCGATCAGGACCGCCGCGAAGACGAGGTCATCTTGTTGGAGAACAGTTTTCACGTCCGGAAGGATGGGCCGGCCGACCCGGTTGAGGAAGGCGATGCGGGCGCCGGTGTTCTCCTGGAACTTGCCGACGGTGACGCCGATCCACGACTCGTCGACCTCGAGTTGGGCGATCGCCAGGGAACCCGACGGATCGCGCCACTCGGTGGTCGTCGACGCCTCGCCGAGGGCGGAGACGAACCGCTCGGTGGTCCACGGCACCGTCGCGACCGTCGGGATGCCCAGTCGTTCATAGACCTCGGCGCGCTTGGCGTCGTAGATACGCGCGACGACGCGGTCGATACCGAAGGTCTCCCGGGCGACGCGCGCCGCGATGATGTTGGAGTTGTCCCCGGAGGAGACAGCGGCGAATGCGTCGGCCCGCTCGATACCGGCCCGCGTCAGGACCTCCCGGTCGAAACCGGCGCCGATCACCGTGGTGCCACGGAAGTCCGGGCTCAGGCGCACGAACGCGGACGGATCGCGGTCGATGATGGAGACGTCGTGGCCACGCTTCTGCATCGCCATCGCCAGCGACGAGCCGACGCGTCCGCACCCCATGATGACTACCTGCACGTCCATCCTTCCCACAGCCGGCGTCTCCCGGTCGCGCCCGCACCCCTGTGCGGACGACTTGAACCTACCCGGTGACCCGGGCCCGCGTGGCCGTTGACCACCCATGCGGGCCTGTTATGGCCTTTGCCTACTACACGCTCTAGTGTTGCCTGGTGTCCAACGTGTCCAAGGTGTCCGTGGCGACCAAACGATTGCTGCTCGGCCGCCCGTTCCGCAGCGACAGACTGGGTCACACCCTGTTGCCCAAGCGCATCGCGCTCCCGGTGTTCGCCTCGGACGCGATGTCCTCGGTCGCCTACGCGCCGCAGGAGATCTTCCTCGTCCTGTCCGTCGCGGGCCTGAGCGCACTCGCCTTCACACCGTGGGTCGCGCTCGCCGTCGCGGTGGTGATGGTCGTCGTGGTGGCGAGTTACCGGCAGAATGTGCACGCCTATCCGTCGGGCGGCGGCGACTACGAGGTCGCCACCGTGAACCTCGGTCCGAATGCCGGTCTGACGGTGGGGAGCGCGCTGCTCGTCGACTACATCCTCACCGTAGCGGTCTCCATCTCGTCGGCGGCGGAGAACATCGGGTCGGCGATCCCGTTCGTCTCCCAGCACAAGGTGTGGTTCTGCGTGGCCGCGATCGTCCTGCTCGCGGCGGTGAACCTGCGCGGCATCAAGGAATCGGGTTCTGTGCTGGCGATCCCCACCTACGCCTTCATCATCGGCGTCCTGCTGATGTTGGTGTGGGGCTTCATCGAGATCTTCATCCTCGACGAGCCGATCCAGTCGGAGACGGCGAACTTCACCATCCGGGCCGAACAGGATCACCTCGTCGGCATCGCCTTCGTGTTCCTGATCGCGCGGGCGTTCTCCTCCGGCTGCGCGGCCCTCACCGGCGTCGAGGCGATCAGCAACGGCGTGCCGGCGTTCCGGAAACCCAAGTCGCGCAACGCAGCGTCCACCCTGTTCATGCTCGGCGCGTTCTCGATCGTGCTCCTGCTCGGCATAGTCCTGCTCGCTCAGCAGATCGGCGCGAAGTACGTGATGAACCCGGCACAGGACCTCATCGGTGCGCCCGAGGGCTACCAGCAGAAGGCGATGATCGCGCAGCTCGCGCACGCGGTCTTCGATTCGTTCACCCCGGGGTTCTACTTCGTCGCGACCGCGACCGCGCTGATCCTGATGCTCGCCGCGAACACCGCGTTCAACGGGTTCCCGGTCCTCGGTTCGGTGCTGGCGCAGGACCGCTACCTGCCCCGGCAGCTGCACACCCGTGGCGATCGCCTGGCGTTCTCCAACGGCATCGTGTTCCTGGCGCTGGTCGCGATCATCTTCGTCGTGGCCTTCGGTGCCGAGGTCACCAAGCTGATCCAGCTCTACATCGTCGGTGTGTTCGTGTCGTTCACCCTCAGCCAGACCGGCATGGTCCGCCACTGGACGCGGCACCTGCGCACCGAGACCGACCCCCGGGCGCGCCGCAAGATGATGCAGTCACGCGTGATCAACTCGATCGGCCTGGTGATGACGGCGACCGTCCTGATCGTCGTGCTGCTCACCAAGTTCACCGCGGGAGCGTGGATCGCGATCCTGGCGATGGTCTGCCTCTTCGTCCTGATGAAGCTGATCCATCATCATTACGCCACGGTGCAACGAGAACTCGAGCGCCAGGAAGAGGACGTGGTGCTACCCAGTCGCACGCACTCCATCGTCCTCGTGTCCACACTGCACCTCGCGACCAAGCGTGCGGTTCTCTACGCCCGCGCGACCAGACCCGACGTCCTCGAGGCGATCACGGTCAACGTCGACGACCGCGACACCCGCAAGCTCGTCTCGCAATGGGAGGCCAGCGACATCACCGTGCCGCTCAAGGTGATCGCGTCGCCGTACCGGGAGATCACGCGCCCGGTCATCGAATACGTCCGCCGGGTCCGGCGCGAATCACCCCGCGACGTCATCACGGTGTTCATCCCCGAATACGTGGTCGGGCACTGGTGGGAGCAGATCCTGCACAACCAGTCCGCCCTTCGGCTCAAGGGCCGACTGCTCTTCGAGCCGGGCGTCATGGTCACGTCGGTGCCCTGGCAGTTGACCTCGTCGGATCGCCTGAAGAATCGCGACCTCGCCTACACGGCGCCCGGGGACACGCGGCGCGCGCTCGGTGGCGACCCGGACCGCCGATGAGCGACCATCCCAGCGCGGGTGCCGAGCTGATCATCCGGACCGACCGCCCCGCCAACGGCGGGGAGGCCGTCGGACGGGTGGACGGCCGGGTCGTGTTCGTCCGCGGCGCCGTCCCGGGTGAGCTGGTCCGGGTCCGGATCACCGATGACCGGCAGAAGAGTTTCGCCCGCGCCGAGATGATCGAGATCGTCGAGGCGTCGCCGCACCGGATCGAATCGCGGTGTGACGCCGCCCGCCACGGTGCCGGTTGCTGCGATCTCGGGTTCATCGAGGTCGGTCACTCGCGCGATCTGAAGGGACAGATCCTCGTCGACGCGCTCGGCCGCATAGGTCGGTTCGGGCCCGCCGACCTCGACGCTGCCGGTGTCGGGAGCGGCGTGGTCGCGGACCTCGGCGACGACGGCACCCACTGGCGGGTGCGTACCCGCCTGGGCGTCGATGCCGACGGGCGGGCCGGGATGCATGCCTTCCACGGTTCCGCGATCGTGACCGGTCATCGCTGTGCCGCACCCGAATCCGGCATGCTCGACGATCTCGACGCACTGACCGTCGCTCCCGGTGCCGACCTCATCGTGGTCGCCGATCGGGACGGTCGCCGGCACATCACCGAGCTCGCTGCACCGAAGCAGCCCGCCCGGCGTCATCGCGGCGGTGCGCGGGGCCGGACCCAGTCCGCGCGCCGCCGACGGGACGCACC
This sequence is a window from Gordonia insulae. Protein-coding genes within it:
- a CDS encoding OB-fold nucleic acid binding domain-containing protein; the encoded protein is MATTGYLKRLTRRLTEDLGEVDAEQIAEESRATGAQRAAECCRGDEVTMHGELRAVQTCSRTAKEGVKAEFFDGSDTVLLKWLGRNRIPGIEPGRKLTVRGRLAEHDGAKVIYNPYYELYGSDDE
- a CDS encoding APC family permease, encoding MSNVSKVSVATKRLLLGRPFRSDRLGHTLLPKRIALPVFASDAMSSVAYAPQEIFLVLSVAGLSALAFTPWVALAVAVVMVVVVASYRQNVHAYPSGGGDYEVATVNLGPNAGLTVGSALLVDYILTVAVSISSAAENIGSAIPFVSQHKVWFCVAAIVLLAAVNLRGIKESGSVLAIPTYAFIIGVLLMLVWGFIEIFILDEPIQSETANFTIRAEQDHLVGIAFVFLIARAFSSGCAALTGVEAISNGVPAFRKPKSRNAASTLFMLGAFSIVLLLGIVLLAQQIGAKYVMNPAQDLIGAPEGYQQKAMIAQLAHAVFDSFTPGFYFVATATALILMLAANTAFNGFPVLGSVLAQDRYLPRQLHTRGDRLAFSNGIVFLALVAIIFVVAFGAEVTKLIQLYIVGVFVSFTLSQTGMVRHWTRHLRTETDPRARRKMMQSRVINSIGLVMTATVLIVVLLTKFTAGAWIAILAMVCLFVLMKLIHHHYATVQRELERQEEDVVLPSRTHSIVLVSTLHLATKRAVLYARATRPDVLEAITVNVDDRDTRKLVSQWEASDITVPLKVIASPYREITRPVIEYVRRVRRESPRDVITVFIPEYVVGHWWEQILHNQSALRLKGRLLFEPGVMVTSVPWQLTSSDRLKNRDLAYTAPGDTRRALGGDPDRR
- a CDS encoding DUF3159 domain-containing protein; this translates as MAQTTNDPAGGDPGDPAPQITETTDEKAPSILEQMGGVSGLIYSTVPIVVFVPVNAVWGLTAAMIAAIAVAVLIFCVRLWRREPLNPAISGLIGVAICVFIAHRTGDAKGYFLFGIWTTLAYAIVFVLSIVVRWPLIGVAWNLISGEGMAWRKHRKTLIAYDIATAFWALVFAARYITQSELYDHGSTGWLAVARLAMGWPLTALAVLATVLLVRRATRQEDLIESGVTPDDPDRARLPAD
- a CDS encoding class I SAM-dependent RNA methyltransferase — encoded protein: MSDHPSAGAELIIRTDRPANGGEAVGRVDGRVVFVRGAVPGELVRVRITDDRQKSFARAEMIEIVEASPHRIESRCDAARHGAGCCDLGFIEVGHSRDLKGQILVDALGRIGRFGPADLDAAGVGSGVVADLGDDGTHWRVRTRLGVDADGRAGMHAFHGSAIVTGHRCAAPESGMLDDLDALTVAPGADLIVVADRDGRRHITELAAPKQPARRHRGGARGRTQSARRRRDAPRGRRVVEGDAIATHRVGDRVWRIPVAGFWQAHGAAPTVYARTVVELLGAAGLPGRTGDTVAWDLYGGAGVLGAALLDGAAAAGLGEFTAVHVVETDADAVAVATEAFAGDDRLTVHHGEVAALVGGLPAPDVVVLDPPRTGAGPAVIDAVADADPSAIVHVGCDVGRFARDLALFAEHGYRPREIRAFDAFPLTHHVEAIACLVPARGL
- a CDS encoding potassium channel family protein; translated protein: MKVAIAGAGAVGRSIARELLLNSHAVTLFERNTAHIDQESVPEATWVQADACELSNLEQAALQTFDVMVAATGDDKANLVVSLLAKTEFAVNRVVARVNDPRNEWLFGEDWGVDVAVSTPRILASLVEEAVSVGDLVRLMTFRQGQANLVELTLPSNTPLAGKPVRKLDLPRDAALVTILRGGRVIVPQSDDPIEGGDELIFIAPAEAEPALHQAMQIQ
- a CDS encoding potassium channel family protein, producing MQVVIMGCGRVGSSLAMAMQKRGHDVSIIDRDPSAFVRLSPDFRGTTVIGAGFDREVLTRAGIERADAFAAVSSGDNSNIIAARVARETFGIDRVVARIYDAKRAEVYERLGIPTVATVPWTTERFVSALGEASTTTEWRDPSGSLAIAQLEVDESWIGVTVGKFQENTGARIAFLNRVGRPILPDVKTVLQQDDLVFAAVLIDNLADARASARAPHITAD